A genome region from Brassica oleracea var. oleracea cultivar TO1000 chromosome C2, BOL, whole genome shotgun sequence includes the following:
- the LOC106325388 gene encoding cytochrome P450 94B1-like, which produces MEILTAVLVLFLILGFIVLIFSFSTKALKPRTESSTKLKSYPLIGSILSFKKNRHRLLQWYTDLLRLSPSQTITVELLLNRRTIVTANPENVEHILKTNFCNFPKGKPFTDLLGDLLGGGIFNSDGELWSSQRKLASHEFTMRSLREFTFEILREEVETRLVPVLSSAADYDGGRTVDFQEILKRFAFDVVCKVSLGWDPDCLDLTRPVPVLVEAFDVAAAISARRATEPVYAVWKLKRLLNVGSERKLREAIKTVHMSVSEIIRAKKKSLKINGNVSDKLDLLSRFLAAGHDEESVRDSVISFIMAGRDTTSAAMTWLFWLLSENPNVEKKILEEVTNKGPLGLGVEDLREMSYMKACLCEAMRLYPPVAWDSKHAANDDVLPDGTHVKKGDKVTYFPYGMGRMENVWGQDWDEFKPNRWFEEEPNYGTKPVLKSVSSFKFPVFQAGPRVCIGKEMAFMQMKYVVVSVLSRFEITPVCKNRPVFVPLLTAHMAGGLKVKIERRKYL; this is translated from the coding sequence ATGGAAATTCTCACTGCAGTTCTCGTCCTATTTCTTATATTAGGGTTTATAGTACTAATCTTCTCCTTTTCAACAAAAGCCCTAAAACCACGAACCGAATCCTCCACCAAGCTAAAGTCGTATCCACTCATTGGCTCCATCCTCTCCTTCAAAAAGAATCGCCACCGTCTCCTCCAATGGTACACCGACCTCCTCCGCCTCTCTCCATCTCAAACCATCACCGTCGAACTCCTCCTCAACCGCCGAACCATTGTCACGGCCAACCCCGAAAACGTTGAGCATATTCTCAAAACAAACTTTTGTAACTTCCCTAAAGGCAAACCTTTCACCGACCTCCTCGGAGACCTACTTGGCGGTGGAATCTTTAACTCGGACGGCGAGTTGTGGAGCTCGCAGAGAAAACTTGCCAGCCACGAGTTTACAATGCGTTCACTTAGGGAGTTCACTTTCGAGATCCTCCGTGAGGAAGTAGAAACCCGTCTAGTTCCCGTGCTTTCCTCCGCCGCGGACTACGATGGAGGCAGGACGGTGGACTTTCAGGAGATCTTGAAACGTTTTGCTTTCGACGTAGTTTGCAAAGTTTCATTAGGTTGGGATCCGGATTGTCTTGATTTGACCCGACCCGTTCCGGTTCTTGTCGAGGCTTTTGATGTAGCGGCGGCGATCAGCGCTCGCCGTGCGACGGAGCCGGTTTACGCCGTGTGGAAGCTGAAGCGTTTGTTGAACGTAGGGAGCGAAAGGAAGCTCAGAGAAGCGATCAAGACCGTACACATGTCCGTCTCCGAGATCATCAGGGCCAAGAAGAAAAGTCTCAAAATTAATGGTAACGTGTCTGACAAGCTAGACCTCTTGTCTAGGTTTCTCGCGGCCGGACATGACGAGGAATCAGTGAGAGATTCAGTGATCAGTTTTATCATGGCGGGAAGGGATACTACCTCGGCGGCGATGACGTGGCTTTTCTGGCTGTTGAGTGAGAACCCTAACGTGGAGAAGAAGATTCTTGAAGAAGTAACAAACAAGGGACCGTTAGGGTTAGGAGTTGAGGATTTGAGAGAGATGAGTTACATGAAAGCTTGTCTATGCGAAGCAATGAGACTATATCCACCAGTGGCTTGGGACTCAAAGCATGCAGCAAACGACGATGTTTTACCGGACGGGACACACGTGAAAAAAGGAGATAAAGTTACTTATTTCCCTTACGGTATGGGAAGGATGGAGAACGTGTGGGGTCAAGATTGGGATGAGTTTAAACCGAACCGATGGTTTGAGGAAGAACCAAATTACGGTACAAAACCGGTGTTGAAAAGTGTGAGCTCGTTCAAGTTTCCAGTATTCCAAGCCGGACCAAGGGTTTGTATAGGCAAAGAAATGGCGTTTATGCAGATGAAATACGTGGTTGTTTCGGTTTTGAGCCGGTTTGAGATCACACCGGTTTGCAAAAACCGGCCGGTATTTGTTCCTCTTCTAACGGCTCATATGGCTGGTGGGCTAAAGGTTAAGATCGAGAGGAGAAAGTATTTGTGA